A segment of the Pseudoliparis swirei isolate HS2019 ecotype Mariana Trench chromosome 4, NWPU_hadal_v1, whole genome shotgun sequence genome:
GTTCTGTTGCTGCAGGCCATTTGAACGACACCAACTGGCTGAGTGGACCCAAATCTCTGTACACACCGGAGACAAGTGCTGCAGAGAGCACCTACGAGCTTGTCGACCCGGGTTCAGACCCAGACATTCGCCCTCTGGTGTCCAGTTTGAGTACTACAACAACATCCAAGCAGCTTGGTTCTCAACGATTCGCAAAGTTCTCATCCTGGAAGTCTCTAACTCGGGCCATTATTCGTCTCATACACATAGCCCGTCTTTTCAACATGACCTTGAAGAACAGCCCTTGTAAGGGCTGGCATCATTGCAAAACAGGATACACTGTTGAGGAGTCTGATCAAGCGTCGCACATCATCATTAAAGCAGTACAGGAGGAAGTCTACAGTCAAGAGATCAAATGTATCCAAAAACATGAGCAGATCCCTAAAAGTAGTCCTCTCAAAAATCTGGATCCTTTCATTGACACACACTGCCTTCTGAGAGTCGGAGGCCGCCTCTACAATGCAAACCTTGATCAGAGTGAAAAGACTCCGGTGATTATTCCTGGTAAACATCAGGTTGCAACCTTACTCATCAAGCATCACCACGAACAAATATATCACCAAGGCCGTCTCTTTACAGAAGGGGCTGTTCGTACAGCTGGCTTTTGGATAGTTGGTGGCAAAAGAAAAGTGAGCAGCATCATCCATCAGTGTGTAACCTGCAGAAGGCTTAGAGCCCCACTTACAATTCAAAAGATGGCCAGTCTTCCAGCGGATCGTCTCTCGACGGAACCGCCTTTTACGAATGTCGGGCTTGATGTGTTCGGCCCTTGGAATGTCTCTTCACGTAGAACAAGAGGAGGCCATTCCCACAGTAAACGATGGGCCGTGATCTTCACGTGTATGAGCATACGAGCGGTTCATATTGAAGTCATAGAATCCCTTGATACATCCAGCTTCATCAACGCGCTAAGGCGCTTTCTGGCTGTGCGCGGTCCTGTCAAACACATCCGCTCAGACCGTGGCACCAACTTTGTTGGTGCTTACAAGCAGTTGAAGATACCTTCAAACATTGACGACACAACGATAAAGACTTACCTGTTAGGCCAAGGTTGTTCTTGGACCTTTAACCCTCCGCACGCTTCCCATTTTGGCGGTGCATGGGAAATAATGATTGGTCTTGCAAGGAGAATCTTGGACTCCATGTTCCTTCGTCTGAAGGACAAACTTACTCAtgaggtgctagtgactttcaTGGCAGAAGTGACAGCCATTATAAATGGCAGGCCTCTTGTTCCAGTGACAACTGACGTTGACGACTCATTTATACTTACTCCAGCTGCTCTTCTCACTCAAAAAGTGAATGTCCTTTCTGCTCCTACTGGAGAGTTTGGAGTTTCAGACCTCTACAAACACCAGTGGCGGCAGGTCCAACACCTGTCCAACACCTTCTGGGACAGATGGCGAAAGCAATTCCTCCCGACACTACAGGCACGCAAGAAGTGGCAGTCCACTCATCCGAACATCAACCCAGGAAGTGTTGTTCTCCTCAAGGATAGCCAAGTACCAAGAAATGAATGGCCACTTGGACTGGTAACGCAGACCTTCCCCAGCGAAGACGGGAAGGTGCGAAAGGTCGAGATCAAGGTCACACGAACAGGAGTGACTAAACTTTTTCTTAGGCCTGTTTCTGAGATGGTGCTTCTTCTCCCCCCAGAGGCCCAGTGAAGAGAACTGTCTAGGATTTATTGAGTGGCGTGTATTCACGCCAGGCGGGGAGTGTTTTCTTACAGCTGTTAAGCCAGCATGTtaatacgttttattttgaaaaaacaggAAATGTCCCGTAACTTCCGGTAGCTTGTAATCAGGAAGTAAACAAGAGCATGGCTCAGAGACGCTGTCTTCATTAGTTTTGTAATCCAGTGGAATCTGCATACATCTTGTACCTTTTGATAGCATCGTTGGTACgtattgatttgtgttgttgttactcATGATTGCAGATGATTATTTTCGTGACTGTTTAGTTTTGAGAAGTTTTATGCACATCGagtcattgtattcattatgctctttgtgtgttttagttttacaCTTTCCTATGTCAATAAACCTGTGGACAACGGACAAGGGTCTTCAGAGTCATGATGTCAGGAAGGAGTTTGTCTAACTGCCGAGGTGTATAACAGCACATATACTGAGGGCAGCACAACATCTGTATGGAGTTTGAGCACCTGGACAAAAGTCTTTATGACTTCCTGAAGGACAGATCATTCCAACCTCTCCTTCTGAAGGAAATCAGACCCATTGTCAAGCAGGTACGTTCTACTGCAGTTCTTAATTAATAAGCATATTGATCGAACATTGTTGCCCTTATTAGGAAATGACTGACTTTAATAACCTTTCAGCTCGCCAATGCACTTGATCACTTGAAGGCTGCTAGAATAATACATACAGACATCAAGTTAGAGAATATAATGTTGGTGAACCATGCAAAGGAGCCTTACAGAGTTAAAGTCATCGACTTCGGCGGGGCCCATGAGGTGTCAGCTGCCACCCAGGGCGCCTACATTCAGACCCTTCCGTACAGGTGAGTGACTGAAACCATGTTGGATCTATCGGGGTCGTAGCAGAGGTCATATGCTTCAACTTGTACATAATACAGATGGCTCTCAAATTAGTGGACATTGTCATCATGGCTAGTGTGATCATGGTTGTTTTTCCTCTCTCAGGTCTCCAGAGGTTATTTTGGGTCTACCATATACCGAGGCCACAGATATGTGGTCTGTGGGCTGCGTCACTGCTTCCCTCTACCTCGGCTTCCTGCTCTACCCTGGCAGCAGTGAATATGACATGGTAAGTAGCCAATTAGAGGTAGTTTAATCATCGGATTtacttgtgtgtctgtgtgtgtgtagcaaatGTAAACTATTTATATTGTAACCCTCTTTCTTATGACCCCTGTTGTTGCTAAAGCTTAAGTCGTTTTAATTGGAGCAATTGCTCTGGAGAtgatgaaaatgtatataaatatgaattggTTGAAACTCGCTGACGTCGTTGTGACTTGACGTTGTGCTGTATCTTCAGATGAGGTACATAGTGGAGACTCAGGGTCATCCACCCAACACCCTGCTCACCCTGGGACAGAAAACTGGCTGTTTTTTCCAACGCAACTCGAAGAAAAGTTTCTGGAAACTCAAGGTACTGCCACTTCACCACTCCTCTGACCTCGCTGACTTTCTCTTTGACCTAGAATTTGTCTAGTTCATTCGGTCTATGATGTATTTCTAACATACTGTAGAATATGTgggtctgtctgcctgtttgtCCACATTTACTGCACTCAGAATTTCATTGCTAACAATAACACAATCTCTTCAGACACCAGAACAGTTTTATCGTGCGACTGCGATTCAGCCGTTGGAGACCAGGTGCAAGAAATTCTACTCGCTGTATCATCTCTTGCCTgtaagtgttgttgtttttgtattattcacTTTTCACTTCCAGAGGTGACTTAAGATATTCCTGACCACTGTTATTGGTTCTTCATTATACAGATCCAGCCCATCAGGAGTGAAAAGTCTGTAGATATATTTTCAGAATCAAATGACCGGTTTCACTTTGGGGACATCCTCAGTCGGATGCTTGAGCTTGATGCTGCTAAGAGACTTACACCCCGTCAGGCGCTCCAGCATCCATTCACCAGCATGCACCACATGTCCCGCAGATACCATGTCAGCTCCTAGTAAGTTGATGTTGAGATTTCAGTTATTAAACTTGTATTGGTGTGTGTAGAAGAGAACACTTCATCTATCTTACTTCATCTGAATATGGAAgtttattcatgtaatttgtcatttgtttgCAGTGTACGGTCCTGTTTTGAGACAGTGTACCAGAAACAGACTACTGACAGCGGGAAAGCTGTGGGTGGGTCTCTGCAGCGGTCATCCTCATCCGCCCATCCCGTCCCGCAGAACCTTCCTTCTGCTTCTGCTGAGAGAGGCGCCCTTAGTCAGCCACACGTCATCAACCCTCATCCCTGCACTACTACCCAGACCTCAAGTTCAGTCAATACAGGGGTGAAAAGAAAAGTATATGACGAAAATGAGACGTCGAGCGAAGTTAGAAAAAACTCTGCAGCCCCATCCAACTCAAGCAGCAGCAGTTGCTTCTTGCCAAGCGTAAAAAGAAAGATGGCTCATTGTGGCGACTCTGGCAACCACCAGTTGTCCAATCATAAGATAAAGTTGCTTAGAAAAAACTCTGCAGCTCCATCCACCTCAAGCAGCAGCAGTTGCTTCTCGCCAAGCGTCAAAAGAAAGATTCTTCATTGTGGCGACTCTGCAGCTCTACCCAATGGATCGGAGCAGCGTCCACTCTGAGCATCCCATGCACACTTCAAACAGCAATAAGATGAGAGCCACTTCAGACAGCACTCCTCCTATCCTCCTATATAACTCTGCAGACCTGAATCTTCAGGGTGACTGTCTTTTAGTTTTGGTTCATGAACATGTGCTGCATTGCATCCAACAAGAACCCTGTCTGATATACTGCaattttataataaaataatttcatTAAACCTACCTGATTCTAATCTCCATGATTATCAAAAAAGTGCTGGTTCAAAAGacaaaacatatacatatatatatatatacatatatatatatataaatattggcTTCTTTCACTTATATTACcattacagtatgtgtgtgtctggtgtaaGTACTGTATACATACGTTATCATCTGTGCACATGACCGGGTACATGGATTTGTTGTTTAACATCATTGTAAACTAATTAATAAACCGTCATGAATAATGAAGGCGTTGCTTAATGAGTAGGTGAACAGTTCCTCTACATTGGAGTGCAGTGGACTTCGGTGGAAGTTTAAACTTCAGCTCAATCttcatttctctttctctttctccaacGATTTGAGTCCAAAGGAATAGCTAACCAGCAACGTTTGAACCCGTCTTCTGGTAtcaataaacatttttaattttgacATGACAATAAAGTTCTTATATTTATCTAACCTCTTCCAACTCCTGAAAATGGTCCTGCTTATACCTACAAACTAGAACGGTCACTGAAACAAATAAGTACGGTCACTTTAAGACTTGAGACAAACAAGAGCGGTCACTTTAGGCTCTCTCTGTTTGTTCCGCTGCCTCCGGGAAGAAGATTCAGGACTATTAAAACCCAGACTAACAGGCTGAGGAACAGCTTTTTACCCAGAGCGgtttcctccatcacccccacaTTCAGAACCCCACCCAGTGCTGCTGCGGaccaaaatacacaaatgtgttgttttaaatgtcctgtccaaatgtttttatacatgtttttacctgTTGCTGCTGAACTTATTTTCATTGTATATTTTTACAATGACAAAATGACCTTACCTATTCACTCTTTTAGCTCTGTGTTGGGTCCATGTCTTAAAGGACATACCTgactctttagctgctaaatgcagCACTATGCTCACCTGCTTATTTACAACTGAAATGTCTGTCCCAAACCCAATGTCCACACTCAAATACTCACTTTGAGGCACGCTCTTACAaagttcatgagggtcagaggaatCTAAAGATTGTCTATATTACATCtggtttattcatcaaatgtttCTTTTAATGTTGCTTATTAAAGCTCTTTAaaccaaaaatacaaaaataaattatatgacAACGACATCTCGTCTTGATGGGCATGCAAGAGCCTAGATTCAAATTAGGCAGTTAAACAAAAATTGTAGAGGGTAGTCATTTTGGCATTTTAATCCTCAATTTATTGCAATTAATTCAAAGaaaaacttttttgtttgttttagttgATACAGCTGTAGTATACCAGTCGACATCTGATTTTCCAGATACAGTTCAAACGGCTTGGAGAAGCCGCCATGGTTGATGGGCTGGCCCCACTGCTTTTATTTGTAACACTATACATCA
Coding sequences within it:
- the LOC130192690 gene encoding homeodomain-interacting protein kinase 2-like gives rise to the protein MLVNHAKEPYRVKVIDFGGAHEVSAATQGAYIQTLPYRSPEVILGLPYTEATDMWSVGCVTASLYLGFLLYPGSSEYDMMRYIVETQGHPPNTLLTLGQKTGCFFQRNSKKSFWKLKTPEQFYRATAIQPLETRCKKFYSLYHLLPSDA